In Candidatus Methylomirabilota bacterium, the DNA window CTTCCTCCTGGGGACGAGGGACGACAGCGGGGCCCGCCCGTCCTCGTCGATCTCGGCGGCAGCGGCCAGGAGGAGTTGCTCGAGGCTCCGCCCGATCGTCCGGGGTTGGTCGGCGCCCAATCGTTCCCACGGGCTGAATGCAAAGCTGCCCTGCGCCTCGCGCTGGGCGGCCGCCATCAGCGCGGCGAAGGCCGGCTCACCAGTGGCGCGCCCGAACTCTGCATGCACGGCACGGCCGCGATCGAAGACGACAAAGCCTTCTCCCGAAGGCAGGGCGAGGGCCAGGCATCCCGTCTTGTTGCCGAGGGCGATAGCCTGGGCCAGGTTGGGGAGATCCATGACATCCAGCGCCCCCCGCAGGCCCCAGGCTTGGGGCGGCGTCTTGGCCGAGGTTCGCGTCTGCGAGACAGGAGTCCCGACCAAGCTGACCACCTCTTTCACGATCGTCCCCGGGGTGAAGTCACCTACCAGTATCCGATCGGGACCGTTGTCCATCGGCCGTTCGGGTACCTGGTCGTCGGCGCCGGCCAGGAGTAAGAAGAGCACCCCGGCCATCGATGAGTCGCTGCGGACGATCGAGCACAGCTCCCAGCCGTCGATGTCGGGGATGTTCGCCCGGCTGACGATGAGGTCCGGCCGATCACGCTCGAGCATCGTGAGCGCGAAAGACGCGTTGGGCACGGCGGTGATGTCGGTGAGACCGACTTCGCCCAGGGCCCGCTGCAACGCTGCCAGCGTCTCACGGTCGGGATCGATGACCAGGACGCGCGGCACCGTCGGCTTCATCCGGCGACGGCCCGCTCGTTCCCCGTCAGCGATTCGATGAGCTGTACGAAGGCCTGCTCGTCCACCGGCTTGGTGACGTAGTGCTCGACGCCAAGCTGGCGGGCCAGCGCCACATGCTTGCTTCCGGCCCGGGTCGTGAGGACCACGATGGGAACGCCCCGCAGGCCTGGCCGGCGCTTGAGGTCACGGATCAATTCGTACCCGTTGAGCCGCGGCATCTCGAGGTCGGTAACCACGATGTCGACCGCGGCGTCGGCGCTCAGGCGATCGAGGGCCTCGATCCCGTCGTTGGCCGTGACCACCCGGAAGCCGGCCCGGTCCAGCATCTGGCCCACGAACTTCCGCACGCTGACCGAGTCATCCACCAAAAGCACACTGCGCCGGGCCAGGGGCGCTGGCGAAGCAGGCGGACGGCTGTCCTCGGCCGCCGGGGAGGCGGCCTGCCGCAGGGCGCCGATTGGGTCGAGCAGCCGCGCAGGGTCGAGCAGCAAGATGACCCGGCCCTCGCCGGTCACCGTGGCGCCGGCAAAGGGGCCCACTCCGTCCAGGAATGCGCCGAGGCGTTTGATGACGATCTCCTGCTTGCCCAGCAGCTCGTCCACCGCCACCGCCACGGTCTTGCGCGCGGTACGCAGGGCCACGACCGGCAGCCCGACACTGGGGCGGATACCGGCGAGCCCCAGGACCCGATCGAGCCGCAGCAAGTCCAGCGGCTGTCCATCCATGACGACCGATTCGCCGCCGGGGGTCGTCACGATCTCCTCGGGACGGATTCGGACCATCCCCCGGACGACAGGCACGGGGATGGCCAGCACCTCGGTATCCACCCGGACCAACAGGGCGTCGGAGATGGCCACGGTCAGGGGTACCCTGAGGGTGAATCGCGTGCCCTCCCCCGGCGTCGTCTCGACGTCGATCTCGCCGCCCAGTTGAGCCACGTTCGTCCACACGACGTCCAGCCCCACGCCCCGGCCCGCGCTGATGGTCACCGCCGGTGCTGTGCTGAAGCCGGGTTGGAAGATGAAGTCGAGGATGTCCCAGTCGCCCAGCCCGGCGAGGCCCTCCGGCGTCACCAGGCCGGCTTGGAGCGCGGTGTCCTTCACCCTGTCCAGGTCGATACCGCGACCGTCGTCGGCCACCTCCACGACGATGGCGGCGCCCTTCTGGGCCGCGCTCACGCGCAGACTGCCGTGCGGGACCTTGCCGCGTGCCTCGCGCTCGGCCTCAGGCTCGATCCCATGGACGATGGCGTTCTGCACCAGGTGCAGCAGCGGGTCGGTGATCCGCTCGATGACCGCGTTGTCCAGTTCCACGGCCTCGCCACTGACTTCGAGCGCCACCGTCTTGCCGGCAGCCCGGGCTGCCTCCCGCACTTGACGCGGGAACCGGGAGAAGAGCCGGCCGATCGGCACCATCCGCGCGCGGGTGATCTGGCGGCGCAGCTCGCCGGACAGCCGCTGCGTCCGCGCCGCATCCTCCCGCACGGCCCGGATCAGCAGGGCCAGCTGGCTCTGGACCTCGGCGACGTCCGCGGCAATCTCACCGACGCGGCGGGCGAAGAGGTTGAAATCGTCGTAGCGGTCGAACTCCAGCTCGGCGAAGACCGCCTCCAGTGGCACGGCGGCAGGACGGCCCGGCTCGCGCGCGGTCGCGTTCGACCGCATGTCGGCGGCGGCCCCGGGAAGCTGGGGATTGGCGTATTTCGCCTCGAAGCTGCCGACGGTCTGGCGCATTCGGGCCTCGGTGAACCCCAGCGTCGCGCCGACCCGGTCGAGTTGGGCCAGATGTCCCTCGAGGCGACTACGGGCAATGACCAGCTCACCGGCCAAATTCATGAGGGCGTCGAGGCGCTCGAGGTTGACACGAATGTTGATGGCGGCCGGCGCCGGGGCCGCGACGGACTTGACGGCCGCCCGCACCACACCCGCGGAGACCGGGCCCGCCCCAGCCGCCATGGGCTCCGCCACGGCCTCCACCGGCTCGGGCCGCGAAGCGGGCTCAAAGACGCGATCCAGCTCTGTGGTCGCTCCCGCCTCGACCGTGGCCGGGGCCGCCTGAATTTGCTCCTCGAGCAGGCGCGTGGCCCGGATGAAGGCCTGGCTTCGATCCGCTGGCACACCCTCGGCGCTCCGCACCATGAGGCGAAGCGCATCGAGGCCCGCGTAGACTGCGTCCAGGGTAGCCGCAGTGAGCGCCCGTCGGTCCTCGCGGACCTCGCCCAGAAGATCCTCGACATGATGGGCCAGGGCTCCGATCGTCTGGCAGCCCACGGCATAGGCCGCGCCCTTGAGCGTGTGGACGGCACGGAAGAGCGTGGCCAGCTCGGCCTCATCGCCGCCGTCGCGCTCGAGCGCGAGCAGGGATTGGGCCATCAGCTCGAGGTGCTCGGCCGCCTCGGGGATGAAGTACTCGAGGACATCTGGATTGTCGCGCAGGAAGCGGTCCAGCTCGGCCAGCGGCCCCGCCGGCTCGGCGGCCGGGGCCACGGTGGACGACGTCTCATAGCGGGCCAGCACGGCATCGAGCGCGGCGGCGTTCTCCGTGCCGGTCGTGCCGATCGTCTCCAGCGCTTCCTTGAGGGCTACCGCCAGCGCGCCGAGCTGCTCGGACGGGCCCTGACGGTCGGCCAGGGGAGCGGTCACGGCACGATCCACCGTGGACTCCATGACCGTCGCCAGAGCCGACACCCGCGGAAAGCCGTTGAGGGCAGCGGCTCCCCGCAGCCGGTGCGTGACCAGGCGTAGGATCTCGCCGTCGGTGTCGGCGCCGGATGCCAGCGCGGCCAGTCTTTGCTCGACGGCAGCGAGGGTATCCCACGCCTCCATCAAGAACACGCTCAGCAGGAACTGCCGCTCCTTCACGTCTCCCATTGGCGTCGGTGGCGCGCCTCAGGCCCGGGTCGACAGCTTGAACCGCGACAGGCTGCCCATCAGCTCCTCGGCCACTCGCGTCAGCTGATCGACCGTCTTGCGTGTCTCGACCGCAGCTTTCTCGGTCTGAACCGCCACCCCGGCGATGGCCTGCACGGCCACCGCCGCGCTCTCCACGCCTCGGGCCTGGTCCTGAGCT includes these proteins:
- a CDS encoding response regulator → MKPTVPRVLVIDPDRETLAALQRALGEVGLTDITAVPNASFALTMLERDRPDLIVSRANIPDIDGWELCSIVRSDSSMAGVLFLLLAGADDQVPERPMDNGPDRILVGDFTPGTIVKEVVSLVGTPVSQTRTSAKTPPQAWGLRGALDVMDLPNLAQAIALGNKTGCLALALPSGEGFVVFDRGRAVHAEFGRATGEPAFAALMAAAQREAQGSFAFSPWERLGADQPRTIGRSLEQLLLAAAAEIDEDGRAPLSSLVPRRKADA
- a CDS encoding response regulator, with protein sequence MKERQFLLSVFLMEAWDTLAAVEQRLAALASGADTDGEILRLVTHRLRGAAALNGFPRVSALATVMESTVDRAVTAPLADRQGPSEQLGALAVALKEALETIGTTGTENAAALDAVLARYETSSTVAPAAEPAGPLAELDRFLRDNPDVLEYFIPEAAEHLELMAQSLLALERDGGDEAELATLFRAVHTLKGAAYAVGCQTIGALAHHVEDLLGEVREDRRALTAATLDAVYAGLDALRLMVRSAEGVPADRSQAFIRATRLLEEQIQAAPATVEAGATTELDRVFEPASRPEPVEAVAEPMAAGAGPVSAGVVRAAVKSVAAPAPAAINIRVNLERLDALMNLAGELVIARSRLEGHLAQLDRVGATLGFTEARMRQTVGSFEAKYANPQLPGAAADMRSNATAREPGRPAAVPLEAVFAELEFDRYDDFNLFARRVGEIAADVAEVQSQLALLIRAVREDAARTQRLSGELRRQITRARMVPIGRLFSRFPRQVREAARAAGKTVALEVSGEAVELDNAVIERITDPLLHLVQNAIVHGIEPEAEREARGKVPHGSLRVSAAQKGAAIVVEVADDGRGIDLDRVKDTALQAGLVTPEGLAGLGDWDILDFIFQPGFSTAPAVTISAGRGVGLDVVWTNVAQLGGEIDVETTPGEGTRFTLRVPLTVAISDALLVRVDTEVLAIPVPVVRGMVRIRPEEIVTTPGGESVVMDGQPLDLLRLDRVLGLAGIRPSVGLPVVALRTARKTVAVAVDELLGKQEIVIKRLGAFLDGVGPFAGATVTGEGRVILLLDPARLLDPIGALRQAASPAAEDSRPPASPAPLARRSVLLVDDSVSVRKFVGQMLDRAGFRVVTANDGIEALDRLSADAAVDIVVTDLEMPRLNGYELIRDLKRRPGLRGVPIVVLTTRAGSKHVALARQLGVEHYVTKPVDEQAFVQLIESLTGNERAVAG